A window of Coregonus clupeaformis isolate EN_2021a unplaced genomic scaffold, ASM2061545v1 scaf0403, whole genome shotgun sequence contains these coding sequences:
- the LOC121559702 gene encoding uncharacterized protein LOC121559702 produces MALRTAGSVFVVFLLSVAVPFHSDLQVKVSSSTEEKKRTLTCSTTCLLTDNPKPTYIWFKNGQHLHDPTSQQYSLNTLVVWRYSADSYSCTVKSHEDFLAPTVCVHGQRCMNVTYTHQSICALKGSTVDITCTYRHPSWHNVTEVSWFNKWDSGVTADLSQDPEYAGRVKYLPTTDKHSTLRITDLRESDSAEYKFRFTTTEVKWGYSFPGITLNVTDLQVKETPATEEGKVTLTCSTTCMLTDNSNPTYIWYKNRQRLTNTNTQDNYLSLDQISSEDAGSYSCAVKGYENLRSPVTFVGEPKSLKNPVVGIIVVFLFLIICLFGFMWFRMKDSKSIFDTQDRRDTVENGQRDSNPVYDNISGMAMAPTAAQRPFTDEQDDVTYASIQHRNQEVPLYSTVPPSHPQKQDQDFQYATVKFNSPSAAQ; encoded by the exons ATGgccttgagaacagcaggaagtGTGTTTGTGGTCTTTCTCTTGTCAGTGGCAG TCCCCTTTCATTCAGACCTGCAGGTGAAGGTGTCTTCCTCCACAGAGGAAAAGAAGAGAACACTGACCTGTAGCACCACCTGTCTTCTGACCGACAACCCCAAACCCACCTACATCTGGTTCAAGAACGGACAACATCTCCATGACCCTACTTCCCAACAATACTCTTTGAACACTCTAGTGGTCTGGCGTTACTCTGCAGACAGTTACTCCTGTACTGTAAAAAGCCATGAGGATTTTCTCGCTCCTACAGTGT GTGTTCATGGTCAGAGATGTATGAATGTGACTTACACCCATCAGAGTATCTGTGCCTTGAAGGGGTCAACAGTGGACATTACCTGTACATATAGACATCCCAGCTGGCATAACGTCACAGAAGTATCCTGGTTCAACAAATGGGATTCTGGAGTTACTGCAGATCTAAGCCAGGACCCAGAGTATGCAGGTCGTGTGAAGTACCTTCCAACTACAGACAAACACTCCACCCTGAGAAtcacagacctgagagagagtGACTCTGCTGAATACAAGTTTAGATTTACAACAACTGAGGTAAAATGGGGATACAGCTTCCCTGGAATAACTCTGAATGTCACAG ACTTGCAGGTGAAGGAGACTCCTGCCACAGAGGAAGGGAAGgtgacactgacctgtagcacCACCTGTATGCTAACTGACAACTCCAACCCCACCTACATCTGGTACAAGAACAGACAACGTCtcaccaacacaaacacacaagataACTACCTCTCCCTAGACCAAATCAGCAGTGAGGATGCAGGCAGCTACTCCTGTGCTGTAAAAGGCTACGAGAATCTCCGTTCTCCTGTTACATTTGTTGGGGAACCAAAGTCTTTGAAGAATCCAGTTGTAGGAATCATAGTGGTTTTTCTGTTTCTCATCATCTGTCTCTTTGGGTTCATGTGGTTCAG GATGAAGGACTCCAAATCCATATTTGACACACAAGAcaggagagacacagtagagaatgGACAG AGAGACTCTAATCCAGTGTATGACAACATCTCAGGCATGGCCATGGCCCCTACTGCAGCACAGAGACCGTTCACAGACGAGCAGGATGACGTTACCTACGCCAGCATCCAACACAGAAACCAGGAAGTGCCTCTGTACTCCACCGTCCCACCTTCCCATCCCCAGAAACAGGACCAGGATTTCCAATACGCTACTGTGAAATTCAACAGCCCCAGTGCTGCTCAATAG